From one Flavobacteriales bacterium genomic stretch:
- a CDS encoding SAM-dependent chlorinase/fluorinase, giving the protein MRIITLTTDMGLKDYYVAAVKGAIISQLPDVRIVDISHQIAPFDIAQASFVLRNCFNEFPKGTIHIIGINPFEKGETKHVLIEYNNHYFIGADNGIFSLLFSRKPDKVFELNIIEDTFNQSFPTKNVFVKAACHIARGGTPEVIGKQVEDIKKRQLFRATAESNVIKGTVIYIDSYGNVITNISQKLFYEIKQERDFKIYLTRAGYTISKIRKNYNEVPEGEKVALFSSSGYLEIAINKGVEGSGGGANKLFGLKITDTITIEFEEKKPEPEEDFFMQ; this is encoded by the coding sequence ATGAGAATAATCACATTAACAACCGACATGGGGCTGAAAGATTACTATGTAGCAGCTGTTAAAGGCGCTATTATCAGTCAATTGCCCGACGTTCGAATTGTTGATATTAGTCATCAAATAGCCCCTTTTGATATCGCTCAAGCTTCATTTGTTCTTCGTAATTGTTTTAATGAATTTCCAAAAGGTACGATACATATAATTGGAATTAACCCTTTTGAAAAAGGAGAAACGAAACATGTATTAATTGAATATAACAATCATTATTTTATTGGTGCCGATAATGGTATCTTTTCTTTATTATTTTCAAGAAAACCAGATAAAGTTTTTGAATTAAATATTATTGAAGATACTTTTAATCAATCTTTTCCGACCAAAAATGTTTTTGTAAAAGCTGCTTGTCACATCGCCAGAGGAGGAACTCCAGAAGTTATTGGAAAACAAGTTGAAGACATTAAAAAGCGTCAGTTATTTAGAGCTACAGCAGAAAGTAATGTAATTAAAGGAACCGTTATTTATATTGATTCTTATGGTAATGTGATTACCAATATTTCTCAAAAGCTATTCTACGAAATCAAACAAGAGCGTGATTTCAAAATCTATTTAACACGCGCTGGTTACACTATTTCTAAAATTAGAAAGAATTATAATGAGGTTCCAGAAGGAGAAAAAGTGGCATTGTTTAGCAGTTCTGGCTATCTAGAAATTGCCATCAACAAAGGTGTTGAAGGTTCTGGAGGTGGTGCCAATAAACTCTTTGGACTTAAAATTACCGATACCATTACTATTGAATTTGAAGAAAAGAAACCGGAACCTGAAGAGGATTTTTTCATGCAGTAA